The following nucleotide sequence is from Rhodospirillales bacterium.
TTCTTACTTCGCATTTTCTAAGGCTAGTTCGGCGGCGTGGATAATGGCACGGGATTTATTGACGGTTTCCTGATATTCGAATTCCGGGTCGCTGTCGGCGACGACGCCTCCCCCGGCTTGTACGTATAGCTTTCCATCCTTAACAAGCGCTGTGCGCAGGGCGATGCAGGTATCAAGCATGCCGTTGCCGGATAGATAACCAACGCCGCCTGCGTAAAAACCCCGGCGGCTGACTTCCAGTTCGTCGATGATTTCCATGGCGCGAACTTTGGGTGCGCCGCTGACGGTTCCGGCGGGGAAGCCTGCAAACATAGCGTCGACAATATCGAGATCTTTGCGCAGCTTTCCGGTGACGTTGGAGACGATATGCATGACGTGGGAGTAGAGTTCAACGAAGAATGAGTCGGTGACTTTGACGCTGCCAAATTCGGCGACGCGCCCCACATCATTGCGGCCCAGATCAAGCAGCATCAAATGTTCGGATCGTTCTTTGGTATCGGCGAGGAGCTCTTCAGCCAATGCCTTATCTTCCGTGGTATCTTTGCCCCGTTTGCGGGTGCCGGCGATGGGGCGGATAGTGATTTCGTTATCGCGTACACGTACGAGAATTTCGGGGCTGGCGCCGACAAGCTGGAAATCGCCAAGGGCTACATGGAACATAAAAGGCGAGGGGTTTACCCGGCGCAGGGAGCGATAAAGCTCGAAAGACGGCAGGTCGAAATCGGTGGAAAAGCGTTGGCTGGGGACGACCTGAAAAATATCGCCTTCAAATGTGTAGTTCACCGCTTTGCGCACGGCATCGTGATACTCTTCACGAGTCATGTTGGATTGCACATCCAGAGGCGTTTCAATGTTTGATCTGGATTTGAGGCGGTTGCGATCGACGTATGTAAAGATTTGCTCGATTGTTTGATTCAGACGCTTTGCGGCTTGCTTATAAATTGTCCGGGCGTCTTTGTCTGTGTTGTTTGCATGTTCATAAACGGGTGTGACCAGGATGATGATTTGCTTCACATTATCAAAAATCACCAGTATGGACGGGCGCATAAGGACGCTGTCGGGGATTTGCAGATCGTCAGGGTTGTTGTCTGGAATATCCTCGATCAGACGGATCATGTCATAGCCGATATAGCCGAACAGGCCGGATGCGGCCATGGGGGGTAAACCATCGGGGATTTCATCAATATGGCAAGCCTGAACCTGTGCGCGTAGTGAGGCCAGTGCATCGGGGGCATCGTCTTTAATGGGCGCGCCGTTGGCGTTCTTGATTTCAATGCTTCCTTTTTTGCATGACCATAGCAAGTCAGGGGCCATGCCGATGATGGAGTAACGTCCCAGTACGTTGCCGCCTTCGACCGATTCCAGCAAAAAGGAATAGGGGGCATCCATACAGAGTTTTAGATATGTGCCTACAGGCGTTTCCAAGTCGCCGGGGAGTTCATGGGTGAGAAGTTGAGAGCGTCCAGCTGTGAAGTGGTGCTCAAACTCGCTTAGTGCGGGTTGGCTTTGGTTCATTTATTAATTGTCCTGCGGGGCGTAAACCATCTGGAGGAGTTTTTCATTGACACGTACACCGTATTTTTTACGCAAGCTATTAATGTAAAGCGTATAGGCTTCGTTTTGCATTTCTTGCAGGTGTGTGTTTTGTGCAGCCTTTAGCTCTTCGTCTTTGAGCTTTTCCGGAATGGTGGTGTTTGTTACGACCATGATTGCCGCGCCTTCATCAAGATCGAGAGCAAAGAGTTCATTTTGCTTTGCTTCGAAGATCTGGCCAAGGGCGGCTTTGGTTAGCGGCTGTTCGATTTCGCTGGCGCGTTTAAGGTCTTTGGCGCTGCTCAATGTGCGGCCTTTAGCTTTGGCAAGATCCTTGATGGATGTGCCGTCACCCTGGGCTGTGGTGAGTAATTTAAGTGTATGCATTTTATTTTGAACGCGGCGGGAGTCGTCGATCCAGCGTTTTTTGAGCGCTTTTTTTTGGTCTTCGAAGGGCTTGTATGATTTTTCGGTGATGTTTTCAACCAACAGGGCGCTCATACGACCATCTGTTAATTCTGTCACGGGAGAGGCTTCCCCTTCGCCGAGTTCAAATAAAATCGAGACCATATTTTGCGCATCGGGGCCGAATTCTTCGTTGAAGGCGCTCTTGTCGTTTTCACCAATGCCAAACCGATTGGTGGCGGGCAGGTCCTTAATTTCAACGCTCAAATTTTCCTTGATCGTTTCGATGGGTTCGCTAGCAGCCAGATAATCATCGAGGCTGGCTGCCAGATCATATTGTGCATCGAGCAGGCGGGTTTCTGTAAGCTCTGTGCGGATGTCTTTTTTTGCAGTTTCAAGTGAAGTTGTATGAGCAGGGGTGATGGTTATGAGCATCGCAACGTGATAACCCAAGCCGCTTTCAATGGGGCCGAGCAGGTCCCCTTCTTTTGCGGTAAAAACCGGTTCTTGGAGTTCTTCAAGCAGGGCGGTTTTTTCTACTGACGTAGCCGGGATGTAGTCAGTTGTGTTACCGGTGACCTCTTTTGTTGCGTCTTTAAGGGAGGCTCCAGCTTCAATTTTTTTGGCTATATCTTCGGCTTGATCGGCATCAGAAAGGATTACCTGTTCGATTTCGCGTGTTTCAGGCTGAGTATAAGAAGAGATGTTACGCTCATAGACATCTTTGATTTCTTCATCGGAAATTTCAAGGCTGTCTTTCAAAGTGTCCATTTTAATGGTGATGAGCTTGCTTTTGCGCATTTCGGGGATAGCGTAGGCTTCCTTTGTGCTTTCATAGAGTTTTAGAAGCTGTTCGTCTGCGGGTTGTTCAATTTCTTTGAGATCGGCATCTTTGAACAGGATATAATCAACATTGCGTTGTTCGTTTTCATAAGCTGCAAGATCGCGGGTCATTGTCTCTGAAGTTTTGAGAAAGCCGGATTGTACAGCATTGCCCAGCATATTGACGCTCATTTCACGACGAATAGAAGCGGTGAGCTGGTCTTCGCTCATGCCTTGGGCGCGCAAAATTTGAGCAAGGACGTCTTGCGGGCTTTGACCGGGTTGTGTCATAGGGGCGATGAGTTTTTTGATATTGGCGGCGACTTGCTGTGTGCTGACCTGAATACCTGTATCGGCGGCTTTTTGCTGGATGAGGCTGGCGCGAATTTCTCCATTCAATAGTTCTTTAATATAGCCCAGTTGATAAGCCTGAGCCGGGGACATGCCTAAACGGCTGAGGGTTGTGCGCACTGTGCGGTCAAATTGCTGGATAGGTATCACATTGGAGCCGATTTTGGCTGCATCTGAACTGGTGATACCGCCGCGGAAAAACCCGCCAATATCCATAAATACAAGCCCGCCCGTGGCCATAACCAACAGGCCGAGCAGAAAGTATTTTAAAATTCCACCGGATGCGCCATCGCGTAGTGCGGTCATAACCATGTTTTTTACCCTTTAATTATTCTTAAGGTTGATTTTTGTGTTTATCGGATTGCACTATAAGGCGGAGCTTACGGAGGGGCAACTCCCTATTCAAAAAGGATGATGGAAAACTCATGAAAAAGCTGATTGCCGGTAACTGGAAGATGAATGGCAGCATGGAAAATGCACGGGCCTTGATTGCAAATATTATAAACCGGCTGGAGACGGATGAAGATGTTCTCAAAAAATGTGATATTTTAGTTTGTCCTCCATTCTTGCATATTCCGGCTGTTCGTCATGCGATTTACGGGTTTCCGGAGTTACGCTTCGGCGCTCAGGATTGTTCGACCTACGATAACGGTGCGTACACGGGCGATGTTTCGGCCAGCATGTTAAGTGACTCTTCGTGTTCCTATGTGATTGTCGGGCATTCGGAGCGACGGCAGTATCAGCAAGAAAGTAATGGGATGGTGGCGCAAAAGGCTGCGCAGGTATTGAAGAATGATATGATTCCGATTATTTGTGTGGGGGAGACAGAGGCGCAGCGTGAGTCTGGTCAGGCGCAGGATATCGTTGCGGCGCAGCTTCGCGCTTCTGTGCCTGAAGTTGACCGGTTCCATGAGATTGTGATTGCCTATGAGCCGGTGTGGGCGATCGGCACGGGAAAAACGGCGAGCGTGGACGATGTTGTAGAAATGCATGGTCTTATTCGTGAGCAGCTTCAAGAGCTTGTGCCGAATGCCGATAAGGTGCGGATTTTGTATGGTGGCTCGATGAAGCCGGAGAATGCGAAAGAGCTTCTATCCACAGAAAATGTCGATGGCGGGCTGATCGGCGGCGCCTCTTTAAGCGCTGAATCGTTTCTGGCTATTGCAAGGGCGGCATAAATCAATTAGAAAGCAATCCCATGGAAAGCGTACTTCTCGTTATACATTTGTTTTTGGCTTTGGCCATTATCGGGCTTGTCCTTTTGCAGCGCTCTGAAGGGGGCGGTCTGGGGATTGGCGGCGGCAGCGGCGGTCTTGGTGGTCTTGCAACTCCGCAAGGAACAGCCAGCTTGCTGACGCGCGCGACGGCGATTTGCGCGGCGGCGTTTTTTTGCACCAGCCTTATTCTTGGCGTTTTGGCTGGGCGCAGCACTTCGCAGCAGGTCAGTCTGATGGATGCTTTGAGTGAAACGCCGGCTTCGATTGAGGCGCCGCTTGATGAAGTAGAACAAAAACCTGAAGAAGCGCCGAGCGTACCAATAGCTGATTAGCCATGACACGATATATTTTTATTACTGGTGGCGTTGTTTCCTCTCTCGGAAAAGGCCTCGGCTCCGCTGCGCTTGGTGCGCTTTTGCAGGCGCGGGGATATAAGGTACGTTTATGTAAGCTTGATCCTTATCTCAATGTTGATCCGGGGACGATGAGTCCGTTTCAGCATGGCGAGGTGTTTGTGACCGACGACGGGGCAGAGACGGATCTGGATCTGGGGCATTATGAGCGTTTTACCGGCGTTCCGGCGCGCAAGAATGACAATATTACCACGGGGCAGGTTTATACCGAAGTGCTGGGGAAAGAACGGCGCGGTGATTATCTGGGTGCGACGATTCAGGTTATTCCGCATATTACCAATGAAATCAAAGACTTCATTTTAGAGAAAGAAGGTACGGCGGATTTTGTGCTGTGTGAGATTGGCGGAACGGTGGGCGATATTGAATCTTTGCCGTTTTTGGAGGCTATTCGCCAGTTTGGTAATGAGGTCGGGCATGATCGCGCGCTTTATGTGCATGTGACATTGCTTCCTTATATTCCAGCGGCAGGAGAGTTGAAAACAAAGCCGACTCAACATTCTGTAAAAGAGCTTATGAGCTATGGCATTCGCCCGGATATTTTGCTGTGCCGGGCGGATCGTGAGATTCATCAAGAAGAGCGCCGCAAGATTGCACTGTTTTGTAATCTTGCTGAGAAAAATGTGATTCCGGCGCTGGACGTTTCTTCGATCTATGAAGTGCCGCTGTCTTACCATGCCGAGGGGCTGGACCATCAGGTGATGGAATGTTTCGGCATCAAAGACATCGCTAATCTCGATCTTTCGATTTGGGAGCAGATTGTCCGACGGATTAAAGAGCCGGAAAGTACGGTGAAAATCGCGGTTGTCGGGAAATACACCAATTTGGCGGATAGTTATAAATCACTCAATGAAGCGCTCATTCATGGCGGCGTTGCCAATAAGGTTAAGGTTAAACTGAAATTTATTGAGGGTGAGGATTTTGAAGGCGGTGTAAATCTTGCGGAGCATCTGCAAGGTGTGCACGGTATTTTGGTGCCGGGCGGTTTCGGCAAGCGTGGCACGGAGGGGAAAATCAAGGCTGTGGAATATGCGCGGAAGCATAATATTCCGTATTTTGGGATTTGTCTGGGTATGCAGATGGCGATTATCGAGGCAGCGCGCAATTTATGCGGGATTGAGGATGCGACGTCGAGCGAGTTGTCTGACGGCGGGACGCATGTGATCGGCCTGATGACCGAATGGGAAACCGAAGAGGGCGGTAAGGAGCAGCGCAGCGAGGATACCGATTTGGGCGGGACGATGCGTCTGGGGGCCTATCCGGCCAAGCTGGTTGAAGGTTCACGCGTAGCCGAGATTTACGGCAGTGAAGAGATTAGCGAGCGTCATCGTCACCGTTATGAGGTGAATATCAATTATCGGGAGCAGCTAGAGGATCAGGGTCTGGTGTTTTCCGGTTTATCACCGGATGGGGAATTGCCTGAGATTGTCGAGCGGACCGACCATCCGTGGTTTGTCGGGGTGCAGTTTCATCCTGAACTGAAATCCAAGCCGTTTGATCCGCATCCACTGTTTGTCAGCTTTATCGAAGCGGCGCTCAAGCAAAGCCGTTTGGTTTAGGATGAAGGCGGTTCTTGATACCAATATCTTTGTGGGCGCTTTACAGCGCCGCGACGGAGTAAACCGGGCGGTATTAAAACAGGCCTTTTTGGACGACATCACGCCGTTGATGAGCGAGGCGCTTTATAGCGAATATCAAAGCCTGATGGGGCGCGCTCATCTTTTCGAAGACAGCAGTTTCAATGCGCAGGAGTGCGAAGATTTTTTTGATGATTTTTGCAGCATTTGCCGCTGGGTGGATGTGTATTACCGCTGGCGGCCAAATTTGCACGATGAGGCGGATAATCATGTGCTGGAGCTGGCGATTTCCGGGGGCGCGGAGACGCTGATTACCTGGAATAAAAAGGACTTTCGCCACGGGAATCTGGTTTTGCCGGAGATCGCTATTCTTACGCCTGTGGAATATTTTCGGATGCAGCGGGAACAATCCGTAAAAAACCATTGACAGTGATAGCTTATATGCTATCATAAGATAGTAAAGAAAGGAGGTGCGCTATGGCCACTTTGACGATTCGTATGGCGGATGATAAAGCCAACCGTTTGAAAGAACTCGCAAAATCAAGGGATATCAGCCTCAATAAGTTGATTGAAGAATGGGCCACGATGGGGATCGCGGAATTTGATGCGCAGGCGTCCTTTTTGGCGCGGGCGGCGCGTGGGTCTCGTGAACGTGGGCTGGCCGCCCTTGAAATGCTTGATGCGCGGGATGACGAACCTCAATCCGCGCATCAAACGCTGCACGATTCCGAAACCGGCGGTTTCAAACATAAAGACGATTGAAGCCGCGCCGGGGTAGGGCCTGTTGGTTTAAATGTCGAGTGTGTTATATGCGTCCACCAGGGCTGCTTGTTGGTCTGGTCTTAGGCGTACCGTGATGGCTGGTATTTTTGATTCGTTGTTGTGTTTGCTTGCGTTTGCTTCCAAGGCTTTGGTCATTTCTATACCTTGAACTAACAGGGTTTTCAGCTTGTTTACGTGAATGCCTGTAGCCGTATGTAAGGCCTCGCTTACCGCTGCAATTCTATCTAGGTTTATGTCACCGTTATTGGGGTAGGTGTTATCCACTTTTACTGTTGTCCAGAAATTGTCTGAAATCCCCTCGCCGTTGAGGCCGTTTTCTTGTTTTGAGGTTTTTTTGCCTTCTTGTTGCGGTTTTGTTTGCGCTTTGAACAGGCCAAGTTCTTGTAGCGCGTGCTTCAATGGTGGAATGTGATGAGATTTCATGTCTGCGCCATCGGTATAATTATTAATGTCTTGTGCTGTGATTGATGAGTGTTGGTCGCTTGTCGCCTTTTTACAGATTGCTTGGTAATCGTTAAAATTTTGACGTTCTTTTCTTAGGATCTTACGGATTTGGTGCATTTCGGGTGTTTCGCCTTGGTTGCCATGAATGCGTCGCTGATTTTGTTCTTTGCTTAGTTTTTTTGGTGAAACCTTTGTTTGAGTTGGGTTTCCGGTGGCTGCTGCTCTTTGCGCTGCTCTGATGTCTTTCATTCTGGCCATTGCTAATCCTTGCCGCTTCTTTGATTAAAAAATGCACAATAGTGTTATTTATATGTAAAAATCAAGGGTTTTATTGAAAATGTTTATGGGGCTTCCCATGAGTGAGGAAGTGTTTTAGAACTAAAGCCATGAAAACCGTATCTGTAGATAAACTTCAAATTGCCAATGACAGGTCGTTTGTGCTGATTGCCGGGCCGTGCCAGATGGAATCGCGTGATCATGCGTTCGATATGTGCGGGGCATTGGTTGAGATTACCAAGAATCTCGATATCCCCTTCATTTATAAAAGCTCGTTCGATAAAGCCAATCGAACGTCTTTGCATGGTGTGCGTGGAATGGGGCTGGATGGTGCTTTGCCGGTGTTTGCTGATCTTAAGAGAGAATTTGGCGTGCCGGTGCTGACTGACATTCACACGGCGGAGCAATGCGCTGATGTGGCTGAGGTCGTTGATGTGCTGCAAATTCCGGCGTTTTTATGTCGGCAGACGGATTTGCTGGTGACGGCAGCGAAGACCGGAGCGGTGATTAACGTCAAAAAAGGCCAATTTCTGGCGCCGTGGGACATGAAGAATGTGGCAGCGAAAATTTCCGAGAGCGGCAATGATCAGATTTTGCTGACCGACCGAGGGACAAGCTTTGGCTATAACACGCTGGTTTCGGATATGCGGGGCTTGCCGATTATGGCGCGGACCGGGTATCCGGTGATTATTGATGCGACCCATAGTGTTCAGCAGCCTGGTGG
It contains:
- the trpE gene encoding anthranilate synthase component I, with protein sequence MNQSQPALSEFEHHFTAGRSQLLTHELPGDLETPVGTYLKLCMDAPYSFLLESVEGGNVLGRYSIIGMAPDLLWSCKKGSIEIKNANGAPIKDDAPDALASLRAQVQACHIDEIPDGLPPMAASGLFGYIGYDMIRLIEDIPDNNPDDLQIPDSVLMRPSILVIFDNVKQIIILVTPVYEHANNTDKDARTIYKQAAKRLNQTIEQIFTYVDRNRLKSRSNIETPLDVQSNMTREEYHDAVRKAVNYTFEGDIFQVVPSQRFSTDFDLPSFELYRSLRRVNPSPFMFHVALGDFQLVGASPEILVRVRDNEITIRPIAGTRKRGKDTTEDKALAEELLADTKERSEHLMLLDLGRNDVGRVAEFGSVKVTDSFFVELYSHVMHIVSNVTGKLRKDLDIVDAMFAGFPAGTVSGAPKVRAMEIIDELEVSRRGFYAGGVGYLSGNGMLDTCIALRTALVKDGKLYVQAGGGVVADSDPEFEYQETVNKSRAIIHAAELALENAK
- a CDS encoding peptidyl-prolyl cis-trans isomerase, producing MVMTALRDGASGGILKYFLLGLLVMATGGLVFMDIGGFFRGGITSSDAAKIGSNVIPIQQFDRTVRTTLSRLGMSPAQAYQLGYIKELLNGEIRASLIQQKAADTGIQVSTQQVAANIKKLIAPMTQPGQSPQDVLAQILRAQGMSEDQLTASIRREMSVNMLGNAVQSGFLKTSETMTRDLAAYENEQRNVDYILFKDADLKEIEQPADEQLLKLYESTKEAYAIPEMRKSKLITIKMDTLKDSLEISDEEIKDVYERNISSYTQPETREIEQVILSDADQAEDIAKKIEAGASLKDATKEVTGNTTDYIPATSVEKTALLEELQEPVFTAKEGDLLGPIESGLGYHVAMLITITPAHTTSLETAKKDIRTELTETRLLDAQYDLAASLDDYLAASEPIETIKENLSVEIKDLPATNRFGIGENDKSAFNEEFGPDAQNMVSILFELGEGEASPVTELTDGRMSALLVENITEKSYKPFEDQKKALKKRWIDDSRRVQNKMHTLKLLTTAQGDGTSIKDLAKAKGRTLSSAKDLKRASEIEQPLTKAALGQIFEAKQNELFALDLDEGAAIMVVTNTTIPEKLKDEELKAAQNTHLQEMQNEAYTLYINSLRKKYGVRVNEKLLQMVYAPQDN
- a CDS encoding triose-phosphate isomerase — its product is MKKLIAGNWKMNGSMENARALIANIINRLETDEDVLKKCDILVCPPFLHIPAVRHAIYGFPELRFGAQDCSTYDNGAYTGDVSASMLSDSSCSYVIVGHSERRQYQQESNGMVAQKAAQVLKNDMIPIICVGETEAQRESGQAQDIVAAQLRASVPEVDRFHEIVIAYEPVWAIGTGKTASVDDVVEMHGLIREQLQELVPNADKVRILYGGSMKPENAKELLSTENVDGGLIGGASLSAESFLAIARAA
- the secG gene encoding preprotein translocase subunit SecG — translated: MESVLLVIHLFLALAIIGLVLLQRSEGGGLGIGGGSGGLGGLATPQGTASLLTRATAICAAAFFCTSLILGVLAGRSTSQQVSLMDALSETPASIEAPLDEVEQKPEEAPSVPIAD
- a CDS encoding CTP synthase; this encodes MTRYIFITGGVVSSLGKGLGSAALGALLQARGYKVRLCKLDPYLNVDPGTMSPFQHGEVFVTDDGAETDLDLGHYERFTGVPARKNDNITTGQVYTEVLGKERRGDYLGATIQVIPHITNEIKDFILEKEGTADFVLCEIGGTVGDIESLPFLEAIRQFGNEVGHDRALYVHVTLLPYIPAAGELKTKPTQHSVKELMSYGIRPDILLCRADREIHQEERRKIALFCNLAEKNVIPALDVSSIYEVPLSYHAEGLDHQVMECFGIKDIANLDLSIWEQIVRRIKEPESTVKIAVVGKYTNLADSYKSLNEALIHGGVANKVKVKLKFIEGEDFEGGVNLAEHLQGVHGILVPGGFGKRGTEGKIKAVEYARKHNIPYFGICLGMQMAIIEAARNLCGIEDATSSELSDGGTHVIGLMTEWETEEGGKEQRSEDTDLGGTMRLGAYPAKLVEGSRVAEIYGSEEISERHRHRYEVNINYREQLEDQGLVFSGLSPDGELPEIVERTDHPWFVGVQFHPELKSKPFDPHPLFVSFIEAALKQSRLV
- a CDS encoding putative toxin-antitoxin system toxin component, PIN family yields the protein MKAVLDTNIFVGALQRRDGVNRAVLKQAFLDDITPLMSEALYSEYQSLMGRAHLFEDSSFNAQECEDFFDDFCSICRWVDVYYRWRPNLHDEADNHVLELAISGGAETLITWNKKDFRHGNLVLPEIAILTPVEYFRMQREQSVKNH
- the kdsA gene encoding 3-deoxy-8-phosphooctulonate synthase — translated: MKTVSVDKLQIANDRSFVLIAGPCQMESRDHAFDMCGALVEITKNLDIPFIYKSSFDKANRTSLHGVRGMGLDGALPVFADLKREFGVPVLTDIHTAEQCADVAEVVDVLQIPAFLCRQTDLLVTAAKTGAVINVKKGQFLAPWDMKNVAAKISESGNDQILLTDRGTSFGYNTLVSDMRGLPIMARTGYPVIIDATHSVQQPGGQGASSGGDREMVPVIARAAVAVGVAGVFIETHQDPDNAPSDGPNMVKLEDMRGLLEILMKLDKITKNA